In Rhodanobacteraceae bacterium, a single genomic region encodes these proteins:
- a CDS encoding ferrous iron transporter B: MDGADARRVALLGNPNCGKTALFNLLTGSRQKVANYAGVTVERKEGVATSPAGTRYRVLDLPGAYSLNADSADEAVTRDVVLGQLDGEQVPEVLVCVTDATNLRLNLRLVLEVRRLGLPMLLALNMSDLAQRRGIQIDIPKLSQLLGVPVVPTIGVHRGGADPLLAALDAMPAAVRAPVASWHPPTLAEITETHRQVREILSQCVTEPAVDRRWDEHIDRVVMHPLAGLAILAVVLFLMFQAVFAWAEAPMGWIEAGVGWLGEAVGGAMSDGLLKSLLVDGVIAGVGGVLVFLPQIVILFAFILALEDSGYLPRAAFLLDRFMGKVGLSGRSFIPLLSSFACAIPGIMATRVISNWRDRLSTILIAPLMTCSARLPVYALLIGAFIPDRAVAGVFNLQGLVLFGLYLAGIVGAVVVAWVLKHTVGRGMHHPLMMELPTWRIPNLRNLALGLLERVKIFLRRVGGIILALTIVLWALATFPAPPEGATGPAIDYSYAGMLGHAIQPLFAPIGFGWEICIALIPGMAAREVAVGALGTVYALQGGEEEVANQLGTLIGAQWSLATALSLLAWYVFAPQCLATLAVVKRETQGWRYPLLMAGYLFGLAYLASLVTYQLAVALGAG, translated from the coding sequence ATGGACGGCGCCGACGCGCGCCGGGTGGCCCTGCTGGGCAATCCCAACTGCGGCAAGACCGCGCTGTTCAACCTGCTGACCGGCAGCCGGCAGAAGGTCGCCAACTACGCCGGCGTGACCGTCGAGCGCAAGGAAGGCGTCGCGACCTCGCCCGCCGGCACGCGCTACCGGGTGCTCGACCTGCCCGGCGCCTACTCGCTGAATGCGGACAGCGCAGACGAGGCGGTCACGCGCGACGTGGTGCTCGGCCAACTCGACGGCGAGCAGGTGCCCGAGGTGCTGGTGTGCGTCACCGACGCGACCAATTTGCGGCTGAACCTGCGGCTGGTGCTGGAGGTCAGGCGGCTTGGCCTGCCGATGCTGCTGGCGCTCAACATGAGCGATCTGGCGCAGCGCCGGGGCATCCAGATCGACATCCCGAAGCTGTCGCAACTGCTCGGTGTGCCGGTGGTGCCCACCATCGGCGTGCACCGCGGCGGCGCCGATCCCTTGCTTGCAGCGCTCGACGCGATGCCTGCCGCCGTGCGCGCGCCGGTCGCATCGTGGCATCCGCCGACCCTGGCCGAGATCACCGAGACCCACCGCCAGGTGCGCGAGATCCTGAGTCAGTGCGTCACCGAGCCGGCGGTGGACCGCCGCTGGGACGAGCACATCGACCGCGTGGTGATGCACCCGCTGGCGGGGCTGGCGATCCTCGCGGTGGTGCTGTTCCTGATGTTCCAGGCGGTGTTCGCCTGGGCCGAGGCGCCGATGGGCTGGATCGAGGCCGGCGTGGGCTGGCTGGGCGAGGCGGTCGGCGGCGCGATGAGCGACGGCCTGCTGAAGAGCCTGCTGGTCGACGGCGTGATCGCCGGCGTGGGCGGCGTGCTGGTGTTCCTGCCGCAGATCGTGATCCTGTTTGCGTTCATCCTCGCGCTGGAGGATTCCGGCTATCTGCCGCGCGCAGCCTTCCTGCTCGACCGCTTCATGGGCAAGGTCGGCCTGTCCGGGCGCTCGTTCATCCCGCTGCTGTCGAGCTTCGCCTGCGCGATCCCCGGGATCATGGCCACGCGCGTGATCAGCAACTGGCGCGATCGTTTGTCGACCATCCTGATCGCGCCGCTGATGACCTGCTCGGCGCGCCTGCCGGTCTACGCGCTGCTGATCGGCGCCTTCATTCCCGACCGCGCGGTCGCTGGCGTGTTCAACCTGCAGGGGTTGGTGCTGTTCGGCCTGTACCTCGCCGGCATCGTCGGCGCGGTGGTGGTCGCCTGGGTGCTCAAGCACACCGTCGGCCGCGGCATGCACCACCCGCTGATGATGGAACTGCCCACCTGGCGCATCCCCAACCTGCGCAACCTCGCGCTCGGGTTGCTGGAGCGGGTCAAGATCTTCCTGCGCCGCGTCGGCGGCATCATCCTCGCGCTGACCATCGTGCTGTGGGCGCTGGCGACCTTCCCGGCGCCGCCCGAGGGCGCCACCGGCCCGGCCATCGATTACAGCTACGCCGGCATGCTCGGCCACGCGATCCAGCCGCTGTTCGCGCCGATCGGCTTCGGCTGGGAGATCTGCATCGCGCTGATCCCCGGCATGGCCGCGCGCGAGGTCGCGGTCGGCGCGCTCGGCACGGTGTACGCGCTGCAGGGTGGCGAGGAGGAAGTCGCCAACCAGCTCGGCACCCTGATCGGCGCGCAGTGGTCGCTGGCCACCGCGCTGTCGCTGCTCGCCTGGTATGTGTTCGCGCCGCAGTGCCTGGCCACCCTGGCGGTGGTCAAGCGCGAGACCCAGGGCTGGCGCTATCCGCTGCTGATGGCGGGCTACCTGTTTGGCCTGGCCTATCTCGCGTCGCTGGTCACCTACCAGCTCGCGGTGGCGCTGGGAGCCGGCTGA
- a CDS encoding serine/threonine protein kinase, which translates to MAAAALAPERWKQLRPLLDRALDLDDAARAAFLRELSSESEELRRDLERLIARHLDSAGLSRPAAEMAQVEVTQPDASPGGRADPWIGRRIGPYQLTRMLGAGGMGAVYEGQRVDGGFRQTVALKLVGGIHPGLTARFARERQILAELRHRHIAQLLDGGETPEGMPYFALEFIDGRPITEYADATGADSEARLRLLIEVAEALAYAHRRNVIHRDIKPNNILVSADGHVKLLDFGIAKLLKGESGPTLTQQRMGPMTPEYAAPEQFRGGELSAATDIYQFGVLLFRLLAGRLPYRANADDALAWARAVSEQEPQTLSAALRDAQREKRVGAGASGEITLRRYAARRAGELDTIVRRCLAKSPAARYPSMDAMIADLQAWLAPATQRPLGWKRPAALALLAIATGASLPSLLPLVSREDPRVGADAAADLADWGQEPALVAMGLLPENLHTEHAATIPMIRRAILAEARGDAPAALALLASAHRADRRTPVPALLSAYWTSALAGGAEHAHWRAEMRARIAGLADPYIDLLADFVERDADDEIEPSLRYSGAILEMRPEAWFLHLARAHQLSRRGLREAAVRELQAIQVERLGHRKLVDAIADRASMGDLPGAWAQFQHLERAPEDPERASLRARLTYTAGDLPGARDAYLEAVGLARGAARFDIESRGLLWAGVFSGALGDYAQAESLLQQARARLTERSQFAYAADAALALAQSRARPGPPARRPGRAAPPRCSPSCRIHSRRCRRSCTRRAWWACRWRCRRAWTTPTMPA; encoded by the coding sequence ATGGCCGCCGCTGCCCTCGCCCCCGAGCGCTGGAAGCAGTTGCGGCCGCTGCTGGACCGCGCGCTCGACCTCGACGACGCCGCGCGCGCAGCCTTCCTGCGCGAGCTGTCCTCCGAGTCCGAGGAGCTGCGCCGGGACCTGGAACGACTGATCGCGCGGCATCTGGACAGCGCCGGATTGTCGCGTCCGGCGGCCGAGATGGCTCAGGTCGAAGTCACCCAACCGGATGCCTCGCCCGGCGGGCGCGCGGATCCGTGGATCGGCCGCCGCATCGGCCCCTACCAGCTGACGCGCATGCTCGGTGCCGGCGGCATGGGCGCGGTCTACGAGGGCCAGCGGGTGGATGGCGGCTTCCGCCAGACGGTGGCGCTGAAGCTGGTCGGCGGCATCCACCCCGGCCTCACCGCGCGTTTCGCCCGCGAGCGCCAGATCCTCGCCGAGTTGCGCCATCGGCACATCGCGCAGTTGCTGGATGGCGGCGAGACCCCCGAGGGGATGCCCTATTTCGCGCTGGAGTTCATCGACGGCCGCCCGATCACCGAATACGCCGACGCCACCGGCGCCGACAGCGAGGCCCGGCTGCGCCTGCTGATCGAGGTCGCCGAGGCGCTGGCCTACGCGCACCGGCGCAACGTGATCCATCGCGACATCAAGCCGAACAACATCCTGGTCAGCGCCGACGGCCACGTGAAGCTGCTCGATTTCGGCATCGCCAAGCTGCTCAAGGGCGAGTCGGGGCCGACGCTGACGCAGCAGCGCATGGGCCCGATGACGCCCGAGTACGCGGCGCCCGAGCAGTTCCGCGGCGGCGAGTTGTCCGCCGCCACCGACATCTACCAGTTCGGCGTGCTGCTGTTCCGCCTGCTCGCCGGGCGCCTGCCCTACCGCGCCAATGCGGACGACGCCCTGGCCTGGGCGCGCGCAGTGTCCGAGCAGGAACCGCAGACCCTGAGCGCCGCGCTGCGCGATGCGCAGAGGGAGAAACGCGTCGGCGCGGGCGCGTCGGGCGAGATCACGCTCAGGCGCTACGCTGCCCGCCGCGCCGGCGAGCTCGACACCATCGTACGCCGCTGCCTGGCGAAGTCGCCGGCGGCGCGCTACCCGAGCATGGACGCGATGATCGCCGATCTGCAGGCCTGGCTGGCGCCTGCCACGCAGCGGCCACTCGGCTGGAAGCGTCCGGCGGCGCTGGCGCTGCTGGCGATCGCCACCGGCGCCTCGCTGCCCTCGCTGCTGCCGCTGGTCAGCCGCGAGGACCCGCGGGTGGGTGCGGACGCCGCCGCGGACCTGGCGGATTGGGGCCAGGAACCAGCGCTGGTGGCGATGGGACTGCTTCCCGAGAACCTACATACCGAACACGCCGCAACCATCCCGATGATCCGCCGGGCGATCCTGGCCGAAGCGCGCGGCGATGCGCCGGCAGCACTGGCGTTGCTGGCCAGCGCGCATCGCGCCGACCGGCGCACGCCGGTGCCGGCGCTGCTCAGCGCCTACTGGACCTCGGCGCTGGCCGGGGGCGCAGAACACGCCCACTGGCGGGCCGAGATGCGCGCGCGGATCGCTGGCCTGGCCGATCCGTACATCGACCTGCTGGCGGATTTCGTCGAGCGCGATGCCGATGACGAGATCGAACCCAGCCTTCGCTACTCCGGCGCGATTCTCGAGATGCGCCCGGAAGCCTGGTTCCTGCATCTTGCGCGCGCCCACCAGCTCAGCCGGCGAGGCCTGCGCGAGGCGGCGGTGCGCGAGCTGCAGGCGATCCAGGTGGAGCGGCTGGGCCACCGCAAGCTGGTCGACGCGATCGCCGACCGCGCCTCGATGGGCGACCTGCCCGGCGCCTGGGCCCAGTTCCAGCACTTGGAACGCGCACCGGAAGATCCCGAGCGCGCCAGTTTGCGCGCCCGCCTGACCTACACCGCGGGCGATCTGCCCGGCGCGCGCGATGCCTACCTCGAAGCAGTCGGGCTGGCGCGCGGCGCGGCACGCTTCGACATCGAGTCGCGTGGCTTGCTGTGGGCCGGGGTGTTCAGCGGTGCCTTGGGCGACTACGCCCAGGCCGAGAGCCTGCTGCAGCAGGCGCGCGCACGGTTGACCGAGCGCTCGCAGTTCGCCTATGCCGCGGATGCCGCGCTGGCGCTGGCGCAGAGCCGCGCCCGCCCGGGCCCCCCCGCGCGGCGCCCCGGCCGGGCAGCGCCCCCGCGCTGCTCGCCAAGCTGCAGAATCCACTCGCGGCGCTGCCGGCGGAGCTGTACGCGGCGCGCCTGGTGGGCGTGCCGCTGGCGCTGCCGGAGGGCCTGGACGACCCCGACGATGCCTGCCTGA
- a CDS encoding sigma-70 family RNA polymerase sigma factor — protein sequence MNRPQVTHLLDAAGSGDAQAQRELYDLAYAELKRIARAALRRSGGALTVNPTTLVHEAYMKIARGAVESLNDSQHFYSLFARAMRQVLLDISRQGGTVKHGAGQVRAELTERIADESRPLDELIQIDGALRQLEAADPELAEIVEWHFFAGLSFVDIAAARGVTERTVRRHWEMARAFLLDALPGLASGAGAGD from the coding sequence ATGAACCGCCCCCAGGTCACCCATCTGCTCGATGCCGCCGGCAGCGGCGACGCGCAGGCGCAGCGCGAGCTTTACGACCTGGCCTACGCCGAGCTCAAGCGCATCGCGCGCGCGGCGCTGCGCCGCAGCGGCGGCGCGCTGACGGTCAACCCGACCACGCTGGTGCACGAGGCGTACATGAAGATCGCGCGCGGCGCGGTCGAATCGCTCAACGACAGCCAGCATTTCTACAGCCTGTTCGCCCGCGCGATGCGCCAGGTGCTGCTCGACATCAGCCGCCAGGGCGGCACCGTCAAGCACGGCGCCGGCCAGGTGCGCGCCGAGCTGACCGAGCGCATCGCCGACGAATCGCGCCCGCTCGACGAGCTGATCCAGATCGACGGCGCGCTGCGGCAGCTGGAAGCGGCGGACCCGGAACTGGCCGAGATCGTCGAATGGCATTTCTTCGCCGGGCTCTCCTTCGTCGACATCGCCGCCGCGCGCGGGGTGACCGAGCGCACCGTCAGGCGCCACTGGGAGATGGCGCGCGCCTTCCTGCTGGATGCGCTGCCGGGGCTGGCCAGCGGAGCCGGCGCCGGGGACTGA